Proteins from a single region of Numenius arquata chromosome Z, bNumArq3.hap1.1, whole genome shotgun sequence:
- the LOC141476941 gene encoding uncharacterized protein, with product MLLLLSLLPLPLLLQILLLLLLPHDNCFPRLSRYQPQMLKVRILPFALGYWFT from the coding sequence ATGCTGCTGCTACTGTCACTTCTGCCGCTGCCGCTGTTGTTACAGATTTTGCTTTTGCTCCTTCTACCGCATGACAATTGTTTTCCTCGTCTAAGCAGATACCAGCCTCAGATGCTCAAGGTGAGAATCTTGCCTTTCGCTCTGGGCTATTGGTTCACTTAA